From Vigna unguiculata cultivar IT97K-499-35 chromosome 5, ASM411807v1, whole genome shotgun sequence, the proteins below share one genomic window:
- the LOC114183529 gene encoding uncharacterized protein LOC114183529 produces MATTYFPLRWESTGDQWWYASPIDCAAANGHYDLVRELLKIDNNHLFKLTSLRRIRRLEVVWDDEEQFSDVAKCRSQVAQKLLLECESKRGKNKNSLIRAGYGGWLMYTAASAGDLSFVQQLLERNPLLVFGEGEYNVTDIFYAASRGKNCEVFRQIFDFAVSPRFVTGKGGVLEEHVGDIPPVYKWEMSNRAVHAAARGGSVEILEEFLANCTDVLAYRDAQGSTILHSAAGRGQVEVVKYLTSSFDIINSTDHQGNSALHVAAYRGQLAAVEALVSACPALVSKRNNGGDTFLHKAVSGFQSTSFRRLDRQVEFLRQLVSCKNFHIEEVMNVKNTDGRTALHIGTMGKIHADLVKLLMTAPSVNVNVGDCNGLTPLDYLKQSPNTAASNVLIRKLVAAGGMFHSQGYNSRKATASHMKMHSIGGSPGTSFRISDTQMFLYTGIENASDASTDQGSVGMSSSSSDHTAYDSAAENRPSTSIRPSAAAGLKRVLQWPLVKDKKGEGLRKSMDEGSVDSCRKWDTTDEIPTPLRQKFFRHSALQNNKRNLSVRSYQSSPNAKKRFASGLVHVKVSRRSSSSSFSISSLSSPRSIDKQKGFCLDNDVAGPSCTNNQNDKSTISGKRASVSKKLRGHYFCFSKASVDREQESHCYKDHDVYVSGLIG; encoded by the exons ATGGCAACTACATATTTCCCACTGAGGTGGGAGAGCACTGGGGATCAGTGGTGGTATGCATCCCCAATAGATTGTGCTGCAGCAAATGGACACTATGACTTGGTTCGTGAGCTGCTTAAAATCGACAACAACCACCTCTTCAAGCTCACTTCATTGCGCAGAATTCGCCGTCTTGAAGTTGTGTGGGACGATGAAGAACAGTTCAGTGATGTTGCAAAGTGCCGGTCACAGGTTGCACAGAAGTTGCTTCTTGAGTGCGAGTCAAAGAGAGGGAAGAACAAGAACTCTCTCATCCGTGCTGGGTATGGGGGGTGGCTAATGTACACCGCTGCATCAGCTGGGGACTTGAGTTTTGTGCAACAACTTCTTGAGAGGAACCCTTTGTTGGTGTTCGGAGAGGGGGAGTATAATGTCACTGATATCTTTTATGCTGCTTCCAGGGGCAAGAATTGTGAGGTTTTTAGGCAGATTTTTGATTTTGCAGTTTCTCCAAGGTTTGTCACAGGCAAAGGTGGGGTTTTGGAGGAGCATGTTGGGGATATTCCTCCTGTTTACAAGTGGGAGATGAGCAATAGGGCTGTCCATGCCGCTGCTAGAGGGGGCAGTGTGGAGATTTTGGAGGAGTTTCTTGCTAATTGCACTGATGTGTTGGCTTATAGAGATGCTCAGGGCTCTACTATATTGCATTCTGCTGCAGGCAGAGGGCAGGTTGAG GTGGTTAAGTATCTCACATCATCCTTTGACATAATAAACTCCACAGACCATCAGGGAAACTCTGCTTTGCATGTGGCAGCTTACAGGGGCCAATTAGCTGCAGTTGAGGCTCTAGTTTCTGCTTGTCCTGCATTGGTTTCTAAGAGAAACAATGGGGGAGACACTTTCCTCCATAAAGCTGTGTCTGGTTTTCAGTCTACCTCATTCAGAAGGTTGGACAGACAAGTTGAATTTTTGAGGCAGTTAGTAAGTTGCAAAAACTTTCACATAGAGGAAGTCATGAATGTAAAGAACACTGATGGAAGAACTGCACTCCACATTGGCACAATGGGTAAAATCCATGCCGATCTTGTTAAGCTCCTGATGACTGCTCCATCAGTGAATGTGAATGTGGGTGATTGTAATGGCTTGACCCCACTTGATTACCTTAAGCAAAGTCCAAACACAGCAGCATCAAATGTACTGATCAGGAAGTTGGTTGCAGCTGGGGGAATGTTCCACAGTCAAGGCTATAATTCAAGAAAAGCCACAGCTTCACACATGAAAATGCATAGTATTGGAGGCAGTCCTGGAACATCGTTTAGAATCTCAGACACTCAGATGTTCTTGTACACAGGAATTGAGAATGCATCAGATGCCAGTACGGATCAGGGAAGTGTAGGAATGAGTTCATCTTCATCAGACCATACTGCATATGACTCAGCAGCAGAAAACAGACCCTCAACAAGCATAAGGCCATCCGCGGCTGCCGGGTTGAAACGAGTCCTTCAGTGGCCACTGGTGAAGGACAAGAAAGGTGAGGGGTTAAGGAAATCAATGGATGAAGGTTCAGTGGATTCATGCAGGAAATGGGACACAACAGATGAAATTCCAACTCCACTAAGACAAAAGTTCTTCAGGCATTCAGCTCTTCAAAACAACAAAAGGAATCTATCTGTAAGGAGTTACCAGTCAAGTCCAAATGCTAAGAAGAGATTTGCTTCAGGACTGGTACACGTGAAGGTTTCAAGAAGATCAAGCTCTAGCTCATTTTCTATATCATCATTGTCATCACCTAGATCCATAGATAAGCAAAAGGGTTTTTGTCTTGACAATGATGTTGCTGGACCGTCTTGCACAAATAACCAAAATGATAAATCAACAATTTCAGGGAAGAGAGCTTCTGTCAGCAAAAAGCTAAGGGGCCATTATTTCTGTTTTTCAAAAGCCTCAGTAGACAGGGAGCAAGAAAGCCATTGTTACAAGGACCATGATGTTTATGTGAGTGGCCTTATTGGATGA